Sequence from the Methanosarcina siciliae T4/M genome:
GTTAATATCCTTATCGGATACTGTTATTGTTTTGTTGGGGTTCGTGAAGGGTTCATGACATATCTTGCGGGTTCACAGTTTTATCCAGCCAGCTGTTTTTTGGTGGTATGGTAATGGGGTTTTTCTGGCTGGCAGGGCCGTATCTCAAATACGGAATACGGAAGCTTATTACCTTCAAGGTAGTATATATAAATTTCTATTATATTGCAAAAATGAATACGGGGGGCATAGGCGGCTTTTGGAAAGCGCCATGATTTTTATATAAATACTTTTCGCCTTTGCTCGATGCCGTTAAACTGGAAAAGAGGTTCCGGGATCAAAAAAACTGATATTTGATAAAAACACAATTATATATTTAAAATCGAACGTAAAACTACAGGAAAACGTGCTTACGGCAAATATACGAACTGGCAAATTCACATACAAGCGAAGACAGGCAAAATTGTGATCCGGTGTACCTTCAGGCAGATCTGCAGTTTCCAAAACGTTGTCCCGGAAAAGTCTATTGAAAACATCCCTGTGCAGGCGGTTAGAAGAAAATGGACAGTGAGACTTCAGAAAACAGAGGCAAACTAAATACCTCTCTTCACGTAGCAGATGCTGAGGACGGCGAAAGGGGAAAAGCCCTCCATGCAGCTCTGGAAAGGGAAGAAGCCCTGAGAACTATAATCAATAACAGTCAGGTAGTAGTATTTCTCTGGAAAAACGAAGAAAAATGGCCTGCAGAATTTGTTTCGGAAAACGTGGTGAACTTCGGATACACGGTAGAAGATTTCATATCGGGAAGGGTACTATAAGGGGACATTATACATCCTGATGACCTTGGAAAAGTTGAAGAGGAGCTTGAAAAAAGAATTCGAAGCGGATCTCCGGATTTCAATATGGAATACAGGATTTTTACAAAAACCGGAAAAATAAGCTGGGTTAACGAAAGGACTTTTATCCAGAGAGAGGGAGACGGGAAAGTTATCGGCTTTCAGGGAATAGTGCTGGATATAACCTCAAGGAAAAAAATAGAAGAAGCCCTGAAAAAATCCCTCGAAATGCAGAAAATGCTGAAAACAATAATAAACAAGAGCTCAGCAGTAGCTTTCCTATGGAAAAATATGGAAAACTGGCCTGTAGAGTTCGTTTCTGAAAATATAACACAATTTGGTTATTCCGTTGAAGCCTTCACTTCGGGTAGGCTCCTTTATGGGGATATAATTCATAAAGAGGATATCAATTCGGTTTCTCAAAGTCTCGAGCGCGCAGTCAGGGAGGGTTTTGATTCTTTTGAGATGGAATACCGGGTCTTAACAGGGGGCGGTAAAATCCGCTGGGTTGAGGAGAGGACGTATATCAAGCGCAATAGTGAAGGTGTCCCTATTCACTTTCAGGGGATAGTTCTTGATGTTACCGAGAGAAAGGAAGCGCAGGGGATG
This genomic interval carries:
- a CDS encoding PAS domain-containing protein, which encodes MHPDDLGKVEEELEKRIRSGSPDFNMEYRIFTKTGKISWVNERTFIQREGDGKVIGFQGIVLDITSRKKIEEALKKSLEMQKMLKTIINKSSAVAFLWKNMENWPVEFVSENITQFGYSVEAFTSGRLLYGDIIHKEDINSVSQSLERAVREGFDSFEMEYRVLTGGGKIRWVEERTYIKRNSEGVPIHFQGIVLDVTERKEAQGMLDIQRELGMSLSSTLNLKTVLSLILDACLQIKELDAGGIYLRDELLDQINLMAHRGLSSEFVKRVSTYRADSPEAKKVWIEKPIYRLDFYAEKMADLLRTEKITAVAVIPMKHRGEIIGSLNFASHTVDRIPHNVRNFLESIALQVVNYIAPIRIKAYLR